cccgcggcggcgctcaaCACGGACGGGCTGGCGCTGCTGGCGCTCAAGTTCGCGGTGTCCGACGACCCGGGGGCCGCGCTCGCCACGTGGCGGGACGCGGACGCCGACCCCTGCGGCTGGGCGGGGGTCTCCTGcgccgacggcggcgggggccgcgtcGCGGGGGTGGAGCTCGCCAACGCCTCGCTCGCGGGGTACCTCCCCTCCGAGCTCTCGCTGCTGTCCGAGCTCCAGGAGCTCTCGCTGCCCTACAACCGCCTGGCGGGCCAGATcccggtcgccgtcgccgcgctgCAGAAGCTCACCACGCTCGACCTCGCGCACAACCTCCTCTCCGGGCAGGTTCCGGCCGGGATCGGGCGGCTCGTGTCGCTGGCCCGGCTCGACCTCTCCTCCAACCAGCTCAACGGGTCGCTGCCCCCGGCGATCGCGGGGCTCCCGCGGCTCTCCGGCGTGCTCAACCTCAGCTACAACCACTTCACCGGCGGGATCCCGCCGGAGTACGGCGGCATCCCGGTGGCGGTCAGCCTGGACCTCCGCGGGAATGACCTCGCCGGCGAGATCCCGCAGGTGGGGTCGCTCGTCAACCAGGGGCCCACCGCCTTCGACGGCAACCCGCGGCTGTGCGGCTTCCCGCTCAAGGTCGAGTGCGCCGGCGGGGTGAAGGACGAGCCCAGGATACCGGAGGCGAACACCGGCATGAGCGaccccggcgcggcggcggaggtggggaGGAGGCCGCAGAAGCGCAGGTCGTCGCCGGCGGTGCCCATCCTCGCCGCCATTGTCGTGGTGGCCATCGTGGCCGGCGTCGTGCTGCAGTGGCAGTGCAGGAGGCGGTGCGCCGCGGCGGCCAGGGACGAGGACAAGGAGTCGGCCAAGGAGAAGGGCGGGGCGGTCACGCTCGCCGGCAGCGAGGACCGGCGCagcggcggaggggaggagggggaggtgTTCGTCGCGGTGGACGACGGGTTCGGGATGGAGCTGGAGGAGCTGCTGCGGGCCTCCGCGTACGTCGTCGGGAAGAGCCGCGGCGGCATCGTGTACAGGGTCGTCCCGGGCCGCGgccccgccgtcgccgtccgccgcctCAGCGAGCCCGACGACGGCGACAGCGACGGGTCCGGCggctggcgccggcgccgcgcgttCGAGGCTGAGGCTGCCGCCATCGGCCGCGCGCGCCACCCCAATGTCGCCCGCCTCCGCGCCTACTACTACGCCCCCGACGAGAAGCTGCTCATCTACGACTACCTCCCCAATGGCTCCCTCCACTCCGCACTCCACGGTAAAAATTGTCAAAAAAATCATTTCTTGCTACCGCATTGTATCCCACCACAGATCTTTTGTAACATCAGCGAGTCTTGTTTGTCCCAGGTGGCCCGACGGCGTCGCCGACGCCATTGCCGTGGTCCGTGAGGCTGTCCATCGTGCAGGGCGCGGCGCGGGGTCTGGCGTACCTGCACGAGTGCAGCCCGCGGCGGTACGTGCACGGCTGCATCAAGTCCTCCAAGATCCTGCTCGACGACGAGCTCCGCGCGCACGTGTCCGGGTTCGGCCTCACCCGCCTGGTCGCCGGCGCGCACAAGACCGCCGCGGGCAACTCCAAGAAGCTCGGCAGCGCCGCGTGCgcgctccgcggcggcgccgtgtCGTACGTGGCGCCCGAGCTCCgggcccccggcgccgccccttCCGCGGCCGCGACGCAGAAGGGTGACGTGTTCGCGTTCGGCGTCGTGCTGCTGGAGGCCGTGACCGGGCGCGAGCCGACGGAGGGCGAGGGCGGCATGGACCTGGAGGCCTGGGTGCGGCGCGCGTTCAAGGAGGAGCGGCCGCTGTCGGAGGTGGTCGACCCGACGCTGCTCGGCGAGGTGCACGCCAAGAAGCAGGTCCTGGCCGTCTTCCACGTCGCGCTCGGGTGCACCGAGCCCGACCCGGAGATGCGCCCGCGCATGCGCGCCGTCGCCGAGAGCCTCGACCGGATCGGCTGACCCCGGCGACGACgggccgccggcggccgccacTGATCAACTAGGTCCAATCCAACGCATAAAGACTCGGTGTATGTCCTGTAGATTAGCAGCAAGCAATGTGGATTTAGAGGAGACGGTAAACGTAGGCAAGAATCATCTGGTCCGGTAGTGAATCTGAATCGCTCAACGTTAGCAGCAGCTGCAGCCTTTGCAGCCATGCTTACTTTGGAATCTTTTGTGGCATTCTGTAGCTCATGATCTTGATCCCTTCCAAAGCAATTCTGTTACCAGAAATTTTCTATCGTTTTTGGCACTGTGTTTCTTGGGGTTGGAGAGTGTTGAGTACTGTAGAGGGAGGAGAGCACAGACGCTTGCTCTTTGCTGTGCTGTTTACCTTTAGCTGAATTGACTCTGAAAAGATGCGACAATGACACAAGGAGTGCTGTGCCCATCTGGTCGCTTGGTCAGTGCACTGTCCTTTTGCCTGTGCCGCTGTGTATCGTACTAGCATGCTGCATGCATAATAACAACAAGCAGGACGCCAGGGTCTGGGCCTCTGGGGGGTCGAGAGGATGATGAAGACTGGGATTGGGATTGTTCACATTCTGTTTTGGAGTTTGTTATGAATCTCTCTCATAATTTAGTAGAACTAAACATGTCATGTCTTCTTGTAGATTTGTCTGCATCATGTACAATCACTATCATCAAATTACAAAGAAAAACAATCACCGTCATGAAATGTTAGAGGCTGGTGCCTCACTAATCTGGAATGCCAAGC
The Panicum hallii strain FIL2 chromosome 6, PHallii_v3.1, whole genome shotgun sequence genome window above contains:
- the LOC112898035 gene encoding receptor protein kinase-like protein ZAR1, with product MAAVLALALALAVLAAAPAPAAALNTDGLALLALKFAVSDDPGAALATWRDADADPCGWAGVSCADGGGGRVAGVELANASLAGYLPSELSLLSELQELSLPYNRLAGQIPVAVAALQKLTTLDLAHNLLSGQVPAGIGRLVSLARLDLSSNQLNGSLPPAIAGLPRLSGVLNLSYNHFTGGIPPEYGGIPVAVSLDLRGNDLAGEIPQVGSLVNQGPTAFDGNPRLCGFPLKVECAGGVKDEPRIPEANTGMSDPGAAAEVGRRPQKRRSSPAVPILAAIVVVAIVAGVVLQWQCRRRCAAAARDEDKESAKEKGGAVTLAGSEDRRSGGGEEGEVFVAVDDGFGMELEELLRASAYVVGKSRGGIVYRVVPGRGPAVAVRRLSEPDDGDSDGSGGWRRRRAFEAEAAAIGRARHPNVARLRAYYYAPDEKLLIYDYLPNGSLHSALHGGPTASPTPLPWSVRLSIVQGAARGLAYLHECSPRRYVHGCIKSSKILLDDELRAHVSGFGLTRLVAGAHKTAAGNSKKLGSAACALRGGAVSYVAPELRAPGAAPSAAATQKGDVFAFGVVLLEAVTGREPTEGEGGMDLEAWVRRAFKEERPLSEVVDPTLLGEVHAKKQVLAVFHVALGCTEPDPEMRPRMRAVAESLDRIG